The Pontibacter sp. SGAir0037 DNA segment CTCTCTTGCACTGCAGTATTCTAAATGTTCGGTATATACACTATCTTCTAGCTTGTAGGTACCTCCGCCAGCCACAAAAACAGCAGCAGAATCTTTTCCCTGGTTCAGGTCATGCTGTAAAAAGGCAAAGTGTGTGTTGTTGATGATTTTAATAAAAGATTTGTCTCCGGTATAGTCTGTTATCACTGTATCACCGTTTTCAATCAGGGTACCATTCAGCAACTGCCAGGTACCAACAATTGGTGTGGCCTCTGCCACTGACCCCGTATTTTCAGTTCCCGCCTCACATGAAGCAAGAGCCACACTCACCAGTATACAGACGATTTTTCTTGCCATGTGTTTCTTGTCAGGTATAGCTTTGATCTTAAACTATTGCAGCATTAAGCGTATGCTCCAACAGGTTAAACCTGCATCAAAATAGCTATAAAACAATATTTTTGCTAGCGTTACAACACCTTTAGATTGATAACTTACAAGTCTCTCAGGTAAACAGCACGCGAGGTCCTCAGCTGTGGTATAATTGTTAGACTCTGTTATTATTCCGGTATCTCTACTTTTGCCTGCTTGGTGTTTATGTTTGGATATTCTGCCTGCATAGCTTTATCAAGTTCTTCCTTTTCATTGCTGAACGACACCAATTCTTTATCAAAATGCCAGGTACCAAGATAATAAACAGCATTATCCGCAATTGTAAATGAGTATTGTTCTAAGTCAGCTTGCTGAACCTGTCCTTTCTTTAATTCGTCAGCAACTTTCGACGATTCTACTCCTTTAAAAATATATTCTGTAAAAATTTTGCCCCCATACCACTTACTTTGAGTCCACCAATAATTAAGTATCTTATAAGTTCCAGGCTTTATGTAAAAGCAAAAAGTATTTTCCTTGGCTGATTTGAATGTCGGCTTCACACGAAAGCTGAGAATTTCATTGGTCTCAACATTTACAATTCTGATATCTTGCGCGAACCCACCACTGCTAAAACCTAGTCTCTGTACAAAATTCCCATATATGATAGCATCATTACTTTTATCAGAGTCGTGTTTAGGAACAGCATCTAATTGTCTCATATTTTGTCCGTTAACCTTAAAGGTTAGAAAAGCGGACAATACAAGAAAGATATAAAATTTTAATTGCATTTATTTATAATTATGGATAATAGATTTGGCACTTTTCATGGGCTACAGCTTGTATTGCAGCCAGTTTTTTATGCTTCTTTTTGTTCCAAGCTACTACCTCAACTCCTGTAGAATAATGGTTTAAATTAGGTGTACCGCTCAATAGTTTGCCAAATCTGGGGTATTTTACATCCATACACTTCATTTCGATCTCAAATGTTGGCCATTCGATATGGTGAATCTCAAATTCATTGATGGAGGTGTCTGTGTCTTGGAACAAAGCATATCTCTCTGTTAACCATTTGTCAAGTTCGGTTTTCTCAGACATTGGCGAGCCAACTTGGTACCTTAGTTCAAGCCTATCTTTAAAACTGCTGTTTTTAGACCAATAGTGGTTTTCTTCCCTCTTTATTTTTGAGTGTCGGTAAGGCAGCTCTGATAGGCTCTTGGCGACTTGACAAGATATTTTTGTTCCACCCTCAATGCTCAGGAAGTAAACGCCTGTTTTATTCTTATGCTTCACATACGTCCGAATGTTGATTTCGTGAAAGTCAGATATAGGAGAGAAAGAAGGAAGATTTCTTGGCCTTATTTTTTCCATTGTGAAAGCTACCAACGACACCCATGGCTTGCCTTCAAACAAGTCAATCACTAAGTCGCCAGGTACAAACTTGCTTAGTTCATTAATGTCTGCCTGCCAGTGTAGAAATACCGCATTATTCCATTCCTGATAATACTGCCAGTTTCCCGTTGGAAGTACCCAAGGTCGGTGTTCTGTTTTCTTCAGTATCTCTGTTATTCTCATCTCCTAATCCTGACTAACGTCAGTTAAAACACAAAATTTTGCTTCATTGTATACTATCACTAATATTAGCTTAGGCAATTAATAGAGTTTCTTCATATAGGAAACTTGTAACGTATGTTGAATAAAGCAGATGCACTGCTCTTTGCTGAAAGAACGCATGGCTGACTTTCTGTTCACCTTTGCTGCCAACTTGTTACTAACAGATAAGCAGAATAACAAGAGCTAATTTACTATATAATAGCTAATTTGTGCTATTGAAATAAAGTATTTATAGCCTCTAAAAATGCTTAAAAGTAAAAGCGGCTGTACCTCCTGAAAGATACAGCCGCTTTTGCTTTTAAGCATTTAAGTTTACACGTCTACACGGGCATACTTGGCGTTACGTTCAATAAAATCACGTCGAGGACCAACCTCGTCGCCCATCAGCATCGAGAACAGGTGGTCGGCTTCGGCAGCAGACTCTATAGTTACCTGCTTTAAGCTGCGGGTACTCGGATCCATGGTCGTGTTCCAGAGTTGCTCCGGGTTCATCTCACCAAGACCCTTGTAACGCTGCACACCCACACTATCTTCTTTTCCTTTGCCAAGCTCCGCAATAGCATTGATACGGTCCTGCTCGCTCCAGCAATAACGCTCCTCTTTACCTTTCTTCACCAGGTAAAGCGGCGGCAGTGCAATATAGATATAGCCATTCTCGATCAATTCCTTCATATACCGGAAGAAGAATGTCAGGATCAGGGTACGGATGTGTGACCCGTCCACGTCGGCATCCGTCATGATGATGATGCGGTGGTAGCGCAGCTTCGTCATGTTCAGGGCCTTTTCATCCTCCTGGGTACCAAAGCTCACACCTAAGGCCGTGATCATGTTCTTGATCTCATCGTTTTCGTAGATGCGATGCTCCTGTGCCTTCTCAACATTCAGTATCTTACCACGCAAAGGCAGAATAGCCTGAAACTTACGGTCGCGGCCCTGCTTTGCAGAACCTCCGGCAGAGTCACCTTCTACCAGGTATATTTCGCAGTTCTCAGGATTGCTGTCAGAACAGTCGGCCAGTTTACCAGGCAAGCTTGTACCGGAAAGTACATTCTTGCGCTGTACCATCTCACGCGCCTTACGGGCAGCATGGCGGGCCTGT contains these protein-coding regions:
- a CDS encoding lipocalin-like domain-containing protein, yielding MARKIVCILVSVALASCEAGTENTGSVAEATPIVGTWQLLNGTLIENGDTVITDYTGDKSFIKIINNTHFAFLQHDLNQGKDSAAVFVAGGGTYKLEDSVYTEHLEYCSAREWEGNDFTFTISIKNDTLLQYGIEKVESAGVNRLNIEKYIRVKE
- a CDS encoding YqjF family protein produces the protein MRITEILKKTEHRPWVLPTGNWQYYQEWNNAVFLHWQADINELSKFVPGDLVIDLFEGKPWVSLVAFTMEKIRPRNLPSFSPISDFHEINIRTYVKHKNKTGVYFLSIEGGTKISCQVAKSLSELPYRHSKIKREENHYWSKNSSFKDRLELRYQVGSPMSEKTELDKWLTERYALFQDTDTSINEFEIHHIEWPTFEIEMKCMDVKYPRFGKLLSGTPNLNHYSTGVEVVAWNKKKHKKLAAIQAVAHEKCQIYYP